The following are encoded together in the bacterium genome:
- the tig gene encoding trigger factor, with amino-acid sequence MLVKQEQKSPCEVELHIKVDAEKVDAAVDDAYAELGKAANIPGFRKGKAPRVVLERVLDQERVKDRAADKLLKSAYIEALEESKLEPYALADVDIIKFELGEPLEFKAVVPLEPKVELGDYKGIDVERKVEPVTDEGIEENIKGILERHTQFPEVHEREARVGDVVRVEMKDDSDPNAEMKSNVFDIGDALPEFNNGLAGMNPDDEKVIGVTYPDDFQAEELRGKTIPWRVKMCEIHEKKVPELSDEWVKANFAPAPKEGEEPDSEQIDTVEKFRAKIKSAMQESEEHAADAEVRNKIVDKVIENAKADFPGVLVSDNVQKHMEELAKNLKKRNLTIDDFLKYRDIKFEDLQSEYEESAKKELKSSIVLGEIVTKEDIKIEDSDVEEALQVMADENRVPVETIRAYVDKTKSMPDVRNRILTKKVIDFLVNASNIKNVE; translated from the coding sequence ATGTTGGTGAAGCAGGAGCAGAAAAGCCCTTGCGAGGTGGAACTGCATATCAAGGTTGATGCAGAGAAAGTGGATGCAGCCGTTGACGATGCCTATGCCGAACTGGGCAAGGCGGCCAATATTCCCGGTTTTCGAAAAGGTAAGGCTCCCAGAGTCGTCTTGGAGCGTGTGCTGGATCAAGAGAGAGTAAAAGACAGAGCGGCGGACAAGCTCCTCAAAAGCGCGTATATAGAGGCTCTGGAAGAGAGCAAGCTGGAACCGTATGCTCTTGCCGACGTTGATATAATCAAATTCGAGCTTGGCGAGCCTCTTGAGTTCAAGGCTGTCGTGCCGCTTGAACCGAAAGTCGAATTGGGTGACTACAAAGGCATCGACGTCGAGCGAAAAGTCGAGCCTGTGACCGATGAAGGCATCGAGGAGAATATTAAGGGTATTCTTGAGAGACATACTCAGTTTCCCGAAGTGCATGAGCGGGAGGCGCGCGTCGGTGATGTTGTCCGTGTCGAGATGAAGGACGACAGCGATCCGAATGCCGAGATGAAGTCGAATGTGTTCGATATCGGAGATGCTCTCCCGGAGTTCAACAATGGACTTGCGGGGATGAACCCGGATGATGAAAAAGTCATCGGCGTCACATATCCCGACGATTTTCAGGCAGAGGAACTGCGCGGCAAGACGATCCCCTGGCGGGTCAAGATGTGCGAGATTCACGAAAAGAAAGTGCCTGAACTGAGCGATGAGTGGGTCAAAGCGAATTTTGCGCCTGCGCCAAAAGAGGGTGAAGAGCCTGATTCCGAGCAGATCGACACAGTTGAAAAGTTTCGCGCCAAAATAAAATCCGCAATGCAGGAGTCTGAAGAGCACGCAGCGGACGCCGAAGTACGGAATAAGATAGTAGACAAGGTGATCGAGAACGCCAAGGCGGACTTTCCCGGCGTATTGGTAAGTGATAATGTGCAAAAGCACATGGAAGAGCTTGCCAAGAATCTCAAAAAGCGCAATCTGACGATTGACGACTTTCTGAAATACAGGGATATCAAGTTCGAAGACTTGCAAAGCGAGTATGAGGAGTCGGCGAAGAAAGAGCTAAAGAGCAGCATCGTTTTGGGTGAGATCGTTACAAAAGAGGATATAAAGATCGAGGACTCTGATGTCGAGGAAGCTCTTCAGGTCATGGCGGATGAAAACAGGGTTCCTGTAGAGACTATAAGGGCTTACGTAGACAAAACAAAGAGTATGCCGGACGTCCGAAATCGAATTCTGACCAAAAAAGTTATAGACTTTCTGGTCAATGCTTCCAATATTAAAAACGTAGAATAG
- a CDS encoding ATP-dependent Clp protease proteolytic subunit: MALVPMVVEQSARGERAYDIYSRLLKDRIIFIGTPIDDDIANLVMAQMLFLQKEDPDRDIELYINSPGGSVIAGLAIYDTMQIIKPDVATMCVGHAMSMAAVLLAGGAKGKRLALPNSRIMIHQGSAGFHGTPSDIDIVAKEVLRYKSLLVDLLAKHSGQPRDKVEKDIDRDYYMSPEEAEEYGIVDKVLTASE; encoded by the coding sequence ATGGCGCTAGTACCGATGGTTGTGGAGCAGAGTGCGCGGGGCGAGCGCGCATATGATATTTATTCCAGGCTGTTGAAGGACAGGATTATTTTCATCGGCACCCCGATTGACGATGACATTGCCAACCTGGTAATGGCTCAGATGCTTTTCCTGCAGAAAGAGGACCCTGATCGGGATATAGAGCTTTATATCAACAGTCCCGGCGGCTCAGTGATTGCCGGATTGGCGATATATGATACAATGCAGATAATAAAGCCCGACGTTGCGACCATGTGCGTGGGGCACGCCATGAGTATGGCTGCGGTGCTGCTGGCCGGCGGCGCTAAGGGTAAGCGCCTTGCTCTGCCGAATTCGAGGATCATGATCCACCAGGGCAGCGCCGGTTTTCACGGCACGCCGTCCGATATAGACATTGTGGCTAAGGAAGTCCTGCGCTACAAATCACTGCTGGTCGATCTGCTGGCCAAACACTCCGGCCAGCCTCGCGATAAGGTCGAGAAAGACATTGACCGCGACTACTATATGTCACCCGAAGAGGCTGAGGAATACGGCATAGTGGACAAAGTGCTCACGGCGTCGGAGTAG
- the clpX gene encoding ATP-dependent Clp protease ATP-binding subunit ClpX, giving the protein MARIGYDRTGERCALCGKSRDQVKKLLVGVYGGICIECVELCNDIIRGEAGQSDDFSSIGSVPKPKEIYRILSQYVVGQEKAKRSLSVAVYNHFKRINSNMSDVELQKSNIMLIGPTGSGKTLLAQTLAKILNVPFAIADATSLTEAGYVGEDVENILLKLLQAADTGGSIQDTVKNAQRGIIYIDEIDKIARKSDNPSITRDVSGEGVQQALLKILEGTVAAVPPQGGRKHPQQEYVHIDTTNVLFICGGAFDGLEDIIGRRISDNSMGFRAEAKSKVKKNPGEMFKHVLPEDLLKFGLIPEFIGRLPVMATLDSLDEDALVKILTQPKNALVKQYKKFFEYDGVDLVVTDDALTAISKEAMKRGMGARALRSIIEEVMLNIMYELPSCQDVKKCIITEDTIVNKKEPTLVTLSEVKQAS; this is encoded by the coding sequence TTGGCCAGGATCGGATATGATCGCACCGGTGAGAGGTGCGCACTCTGCGGCAAGAGCCGCGATCAGGTTAAAAAGCTCCTCGTAGGTGTCTACGGTGGGATATGTATCGAATGTGTCGAGCTTTGCAACGACATCATAAGGGGCGAGGCCGGTCAGAGCGATGACTTTTCATCGATAGGCTCCGTGCCCAAACCCAAGGAAATTTATCGAATACTCAGTCAGTATGTGGTCGGTCAGGAAAAGGCGAAGAGGTCGCTGTCGGTGGCTGTGTACAACCACTTCAAGCGCATCAATTCCAACATGTCCGATGTCGAGCTTCAGAAGTCCAACATTATGCTCATCGGACCCACCGGCTCGGGCAAGACGCTGCTTGCGCAGACTCTGGCCAAGATTCTCAATGTTCCCTTTGCCATAGCGGACGCCACTTCTCTTACAGAGGCTGGTTATGTCGGCGAGGATGTGGAGAATATTCTTCTCAAGCTCCTGCAGGCTGCGGACACCGGCGGCAGCATCCAGGACACCGTCAAAAACGCCCAGCGCGGCATTATATACATCGACGAGATAGACAAGATCGCGCGCAAGTCCGACAACCCGTCGATCACGCGTGATGTCTCGGGTGAGGGTGTACAGCAGGCTCTGCTGAAGATCCTCGAGGGCACTGTGGCGGCTGTTCCTCCGCAGGGCGGCAGGAAGCATCCACAGCAGGAATATGTCCATATCGACACCACCAATGTGCTCTTCATATGCGGCGGCGCTTTCGACGGTCTGGAAGATATCATTGGCCGCAGAATATCGGATAATTCGATGGGGTTCCGCGCGGAGGCCAAAAGCAAGGTCAAGAAAAATCCGGGCGAGATGTTCAAGCATGTGCTGCCCGAAGACCTCCTGAAGTTCGGGTTGATCCCTGAATTCATAGGCAGGCTTCCAGTGATGGCTACTCTGGATTCGCTCGATGAGGATGCGCTGGTCAAGATTCTGACTCAGCCAAAGAATGCGCTTGTCAAGCAATACAAGAAGTTCTTTGAATACGACGGGGTCGACCTCGTCGTAACGGATGACGCGCTGACTGCAATATCGAAAGAGGCGATGAAGCGCGGAATGGGAGCCAGAGCACTGCGCTCCATCATCGAAGAAGTGATGCTCAACATCATGTACGAGCTGCCTTCATGCCAGGACGTGAAGAAGTGCATTATTACCGAAGATACTATCGTCAACAAGAAGGAACCCACGCTCGTTACCCTGAGCGAGGTTAAGCAAGCGTCGTAG
- the lon gene encoding endopeptidase La yields MAYLDHDSQEEISHALDGLQLPRKLPRILPVLPVRDSVYFPHMLFPLFLGREKSIRALDYALEKNRYLLLVAQKEVSTEDPTPDDVYWVGTVVEVMQVLRVPDGTVRATLEGIDRAQITKFVHTDPFFKARVRILSSPEVTGANVEALMRSVVTVFDQIVQNQGGYNGHPIPPELMMNVVGIEEPGKLVDTIIPHLPIKTEIKQDVLETVDVIGRLEKLNTLLQKEMEVLDIQRNIRSRVEKEMGDMQREYILREQLKAIQQELGDRDGHASEGDDYKTRIAEAKMPEEVESKAMKELDRLDKMPFASPEGAVIRNYLDWLIALPWALWSEESLDIGGAENVLNADHFGLDKVKERVLEFLAVRKLANDIKGPILCFVGPPGVGKTSIGKSIAKSMGRKFYRLSLGGVRDEAEIRGHRRTYVGALPGRIIQGIRQVGARNPVFMLDEIDKIGTDFRGDPSSALLEALDPEQNDSFSDHYLEVPFNLRDVMFITTANVLETIPPALRDRMEIIRFSGYIEDEKLEIAKRFLLPKQIKENGLTSDLLSIYEPALRRIIREYTREAGVRGLERKIGTICRKVAKEVATGKTTKTTVREKDIKTYLGTQKYHFGRAEEKDEIAAVTGLVYTEFGGDVISIETVLMKSEKGNLILTGQLGDVMKESAQAALTYVRSRARTLGIDEEFSSRTDIHIHVPEGAVPKDGPSAGVTIATAIASALTKRPVRRDVAMTGEITLRGRVLPIGGVKEKVLAAHRAGIRTVILPRENENDIEEIPSNVRDEMTFHLVDHADEVLDLALLQSK; encoded by the coding sequence ATGGCTTATTTGGATCATGACAGTCAGGAAGAAATTTCACATGCGCTGGATGGTCTGCAGTTGCCTCGCAAGCTGCCGAGAATACTCCCGGTGTTACCGGTCAGAGACAGCGTATACTTTCCGCATATGCTTTTTCCGCTCTTTCTGGGCAGGGAAAAGTCTATTCGCGCGCTCGATTATGCCCTCGAAAAGAACCGATATCTGCTGCTGGTAGCGCAGAAGGAGGTTTCTACGGAGGACCCGACACCCGACGATGTATACTGGGTGGGGACGGTCGTCGAGGTGATGCAGGTGCTGCGCGTGCCGGACGGTACGGTCCGTGCTACGCTCGAAGGTATCGACAGGGCGCAGATCACGAAGTTCGTTCACACCGACCCGTTCTTCAAGGCCAGGGTCCGCATACTCAGCAGCCCCGAAGTCACAGGGGCTAATGTGGAAGCGCTGATGCGCAGCGTGGTCACCGTTTTCGATCAGATCGTTCAGAATCAGGGCGGATATAACGGTCACCCGATCCCGCCTGAGCTGATGATGAATGTTGTCGGCATAGAGGAGCCGGGCAAGCTGGTCGATACGATCATCCCTCATCTGCCTATAAAGACCGAGATCAAGCAGGATGTTCTGGAGACGGTCGACGTCATCGGGCGGCTGGAAAAGCTCAACACACTGCTGCAAAAAGAGATGGAGGTGCTGGATATTCAGCGCAACATCCGCAGCCGTGTGGAAAAAGAGATGGGTGATATGCAGCGCGAGTATATACTCCGCGAGCAGCTCAAGGCGATCCAGCAGGAACTTGGTGACCGCGACGGGCATGCGAGTGAGGGCGATGATTATAAGACAAGGATCGCCGAAGCGAAGATGCCTGAAGAGGTCGAGTCCAAGGCTATGAAGGAACTGGACCGGCTGGATAAGATGCCGTTTGCATCACCCGAGGGAGCCGTCATACGCAATTATCTCGATTGGCTGATTGCGCTGCCATGGGCACTGTGGTCGGAGGAATCGCTGGATATTGGTGGAGCCGAGAATGTGCTCAATGCCGATCATTTCGGTCTGGACAAGGTCAAGGAGCGAGTGCTTGAGTTCCTCGCCGTCCGCAAGTTGGCAAATGATATCAAAGGCCCGATCTTATGTTTTGTGGGACCCCCAGGTGTCGGCAAGACGAGTATAGGCAAGTCTATCGCGAAGTCGATGGGACGCAAATTTTACAGGCTATCACTTGGCGGCGTGCGTGATGAGGCAGAGATTCGTGGACACAGGCGGACATATGTCGGTGCACTGCCCGGCAGAATAATCCAGGGTATCAGACAGGTTGGCGCGCGCAACCCGGTCTTCATGCTCGATGAGATCGACAAAATCGGCACGGACTTCAGGGGTGACCCGTCATCGGCTCTGCTGGAGGCTCTTGACCCCGAGCAGAACGATTCTTTCAGCGATCATTACCTGGAAGTGCCGTTCAATTTGCGTGATGTGATGTTCATCACGACCGCAAATGTGCTGGAGACGATCCCGCCCGCTCTTCGAGACAGGATGGAGATAATCAGGTTCTCCGGCTACATCGAGGACGAGAAGCTGGAGATTGCAAAGCGTTTTCTCCTGCCGAAGCAGATTAAAGAAAATGGCCTCACAAGCGATTTGCTCTCGATATATGAGCCTGCGCTGCGGCGGATAATACGCGAATATACTCGCGAAGCCGGAGTGCGCGGCTTGGAACGCAAGATCGGCACTATCTGTCGCAAAGTGGCCAAAGAAGTGGCGACGGGCAAGACTACCAAGACCACCGTCCGCGAAAAGGATATCAAGACCTATCTGGGCACGCAGAAGTATCACTTCGGCAGAGCGGAAGAAAAGGATGAAATCGCTGCGGTGACCGGCCTGGTATATACTGAGTTTGGCGGGGATGTCATCTCCATCGAGACCGTGTTGATGAAGTCCGAAAAGGGCAATCTCATCCTGACCGGTCAGTTGGGTGATGTGATGAAAGAGTCTGCTCAAGCTGCTCTGACATACGTTCGATCACGTGCAAGGACTCTGGGTATTGATGAGGAATTCAGCTCTCGCACTGATATTCACATCCATGTCCCGGAGGGAGCCGTGCCCAAAGACGGTCCGTCCGCAGGTGTCACTATCGCCACTGCGATTGCATCGGCTCTCACAAAGCGGCCTGTGCGCAGGGATGTTGCAATGACCGGTGAGATCACTCTGCGTGGTCGTGTTTTGCCCATAGGCGGGGTCAAGGAGAAGGTGCTTGCGGCTCATAGAGCGGGCATAAGGACGGTTATCCTGCCCAGGGAAAACGAAAATGACATCGAAGAGATACCATCGAATGTTCGAGACGAGATGACTTTCCATCTGGTCGATCATGCCGATGAGGTGTTGGATTTGGCTCTTCTTCAGAGCAAATAG
- a CDS encoding DUF305 domain-containing protein, which produces MRYLGITLLALMFAAVPTTLFAECGCEPACPTCPAPCLTCPAEPASIGAGPCPELADLCGCDFDQAFMRLMYQQHSDIAALATQGIQLSTNKAIRDLSGKIRYEQTKQSQKLAYWAQKQGMCTLTADYNRIQCVMDSLKQCCGADYNVPYVKTMIGLLEQNRAAAQLALSKATMPGLRDQARIVVNSTSKEIVALQNWLSRYGEVCPVCPSSTGAGPCCPPATCPTCPTTCPPATCPTCPTPCPTCP; this is translated from the coding sequence ATGAGATACCTAGGCATCACGTTGCTGGCGTTGATGTTTGCAGCCGTTCCAACTACGCTGTTTGCGGAATGTGGATGCGAGCCGGCGTGCCCGACATGTCCAGCACCATGTCTGACATGTCCTGCCGAGCCTGCGAGTATAGGTGCAGGACCTTGTCCAGAACTTGCGGATTTGTGCGGCTGTGACTTCGACCAGGCCTTTATGCGCCTGATGTATCAACAGCACAGTGACATCGCTGCGCTTGCCACTCAAGGAATACAGTTGTCCACAAACAAGGCTATCAGAGACTTGTCGGGCAAGATACGTTATGAACAGACTAAGCAAAGCCAGAAACTGGCTTACTGGGCACAAAAACAGGGAATGTGCACCCTGACCGCGGACTATAACAGGATACAGTGTGTCATGGACAGTCTGAAGCAGTGCTGCGGTGCTGATTATAACGTTCCATACGTCAAGACAATGATCGGACTGCTGGAGCAAAACAGAGCGGCGGCACAGCTTGCTCTCTCCAAGGCGACTATGCCGGGACTTCGTGATCAGGCAAGGATTGTTGTGAACTCGACATCCAAGGAAATTGTCGCTTTACAAAACTGGCTGTCGAGATATGGTGAAGTATGTCCGGTATGCCCGTCGTCCACTGGTGCAGGACCATGCTGTCCACCGGCAACATGTCCGACATGTCCTACGACATGTCCGCCGGCAACTTGTCCGACATGTCCTACGCCTTGTCCTACCTGCCCTTAA
- a CDS encoding DUF4142 domain-containing protein, with product MRHVYIIMFALAIVFAAAALSAQTCCPSTTQPCKPECPTCPSCISGCPAATKAVASALGSGPAANLQGLCGADFDKTYMQTMYQLHTTISAFTTQGIEQTTDRCLKDLSTTIRKEQTVMNEKLAAWARTCNICPLPVDYSKVQAIVNTLPKCDDCNFNAEYARTLSMLLSQQRDADQMAVAQSPTKELRDAASCSLAATQKEISTLVKWIGDKVCPSTTCPTPCPTPCPTPCPTPCPKPCP from the coding sequence ATGCGACACGTGTACATAATTATGTTCGCTCTCGCCATCGTTTTCGCAGCTGCGGCACTGTCCGCACAAACATGTTGTCCGTCGACGACGCAGCCGTGCAAACCGGAATGCCCGACTTGTCCGTCATGTATTTCGGGATGCCCAGCGGCAACAAAGGCAGTTGCTTCTGCGCTGGGCTCCGGGCCGGCAGCAAATCTGCAGGGACTATGCGGTGCGGACTTCGACAAGACCTACATGCAGACTATGTATCAACTGCATACGACGATCAGCGCATTCACAACTCAAGGCATTGAACAGACGACCGACAGGTGTCTGAAGGACTTGTCCACGACTATTCGTAAAGAGCAGACCGTGATGAACGAAAAACTGGCTGCTTGGGCAAGAACATGCAATATCTGCCCGCTGCCGGTCGACTATTCAAAGGTGCAGGCGATTGTGAATACTCTGCCCAAGTGCGATGACTGTAATTTCAATGCTGAATACGCAAGAACACTCTCGATGCTGCTCTCACAGCAGCGTGACGCGGACCAAATGGCTGTGGCGCAGTCACCGACAAAGGAACTCAGGGATGCGGCGTCATGCTCACTTGCTGCTACTCAAAAAGAAATTAGCACGCTCGTCAAATGGATAGGCGACAAGGTTTGTCCTTCGACAACCTGCCCAACTCCATGTCCGACACCGTGTCCTACGCCTTGTCCGACTCCATGTCCCAAGCCATGCCCATAA
- a CDS encoding BON domain-containing protein yields the protein MTLQDEVLAGLVNNAINQDKRLAGQTIAVRVANGDVFLKGIVDSEEDRNLAQLVAAGVAGARQIFVEELRVREAET from the coding sequence GTGACATTACAAGACGAAGTGCTTGCCGGGCTTGTCAACAATGCGATAAACCAGGACAAACGCCTTGCGGGTCAGACGATAGCTGTACGCGTGGCGAATGGTGATGTCTTCCTAAAGGGTATAGTCGATTCTGAGGAAGACAGAAATCTCGCCCAACTGGTAGCTGCAGGCGTGGCGGGAGCACGGCAAATTTTTGTCGAAGAACTTAGAGTCAGAGAGGCAGAGACATGA